A stretch of the Lolium perenne isolate Kyuss_39 chromosome 3, Kyuss_2.0, whole genome shotgun sequence genome encodes the following:
- the LOC127342540 gene encoding large ribosomal subunit protein cL37 translates to MALLLSPTVSFLASSSASPPRARALSTASAASNVVPSSALRLQCKNTASFSHVSPSKKMLVIVHASADAGAADAAEQPEKPKPAASIEEMPLESKQKMILEQRARMKAAKKLRQRRRRLVQKRRLRKKGSWPPSKMKKLKNI, encoded by the exons ATGGCGCTCCTCCTATCCCCCACTGTCTCTTTCCTCGCCTCCTCATCTGCATCTCCTCCTCGTGCCCGAGCTCTCTCCACCGCCTCCGCCGCCAGCAATGTCGTCCCCTCCTCCG CCTTGAGACTGCAGTGCAAGAATACTGCCTCCTTCAGCCATGTATCTCCTTCCAAGAAGATGCTGGTAATTGTCCATGCCTCCGCGGATGCTGGTGCAGCTGATGCAGCAGAGCAaccggagaagccaaaaccaGCGGCTTCGATCGAGGAAATGCCACTCGAGTCCAAGCAGAAGATGATCCTGGAGCAGAGGGCACGGATGAAGGCGGCCAAGAAGCTGAGGCAGCGGCGCAGGCGGCTCGTCCAAAAGAGGCGGCTGAGGAAGAAGGGCAGCTGGCCACCGtccaagatgaagaagctcaagaaCATCTGA